The genomic stretch AAATAGTAAAAATCACGATAGAATGGATCACCAGCAAGCGCTTTTTTAAACCAAGGATGCTCTGTTGAAGTATGATTCAATACTAAGTCAATCATAATACCAATATTTCTTTTTTTCGCTTCCTTGATAAGCGTTGTCACATCGTCCATCGTACCAAATAAAGGATCAACCGCGGTATAGTCAGCGATATCATAGCCGTTATCATTTTGCGGAGAAGGATAAAATGGATTCAGCCAAATCATCTCAATTCCGAGTTTTTGTAAATAATCAAGCTTGGCAGTGATACCGGGAATATCCCCAGTACCATCGCCAGTCGTATCATAAAAGGATTTCGGATACACTTGATAAATTGTTTTTTGAGCAAACTTTGTCATAAAGGGAAGCCTCACTTTTTAGTTGGTTGTTTTTGCAGATTCACGATACTCCTTTTTACCAAACGTACGAATTGGTGCAGTATCTACTTTGTTTAAAATATTATATTTGCGGAATAATACAGTTAGAATGAAAGGAACAACAATCGTTATTAACATACATACTGCAAAAACGGCGTAATATTTAGGGTTAATGGACAAGATTCCAGGTAGTCCTCCGACACCAATTGAGTTAGCCATAACACCACTAGATACAGAAACCACAGCCGCAATTGCCGAACCTATCATGGCAGCTACAAATGGATATAAGTATTTTAAATTAATCCCGAACATCGCAGGTTCCGTAACACCAAGGTAACAAGAAATAGTTGCTGGAATTGAAACTTGTTCTTCTTTTTCATTGCCACGATGTAAGAAAATAATTGCTAGAACAGCGGACCCTTGGGCGATGTTAGAAAGTGCAATCATCGGCCAGAGATTCGTTCCACCAAATTGACTCATTAATTGTAAGTCGATGGCGTTGGTCATATGATGCAGTCCCGTGACAACGAGCGGGGCATATAGGAAGCCAAATAGTGCGGCGAATAACCAACTTAGTCCACCAGTCAAGCCAGCATAAACGACGTTCGAAATCGCGTCGCCAATTTTCCAACCAATTGGTCCAAGAATAACATGAGCTGCAAGAACAGTAGGTACGAGAGCAAAGAATGGAACGAAAATCATCGAAATGGCATTTGGAATAAATTTACGCAACCAAATTTCGAGATAGGCTAGTAAGAATCCGGCCATAATGGCAGGAATAACTTGCGCTTGATACCCAATCATCTGTACTTGAGCAAAGCCAAAGTCCCAAACTGGAATATCGCCTGCTTTTGTTTCAACAACGCTATAAGCATTTAGTAATTGCGGGGAAACAAGCGTTAAGCCAAGGACAATCCCAAGAATTTGTGTGGTTCCCATTTTTTTCGCGATGGACCATGTAATTCCAACTGGTAGGAAGTGGAATACAGCCTCACCGATAAGCCATAAGAAACTATAAACACCAGCCCAAAATGGATAAACATCCACAATCGTTTTCGTGCCGTCTTCTAAAAACTTAATATCTCCAATTACGTTACGGAAACCGAGAATAAGACCCCCAACAACAATTGCTGGAATTAATGGAGTGAATATTTCAGCTAAACCAGCAAGTAAACGCTGAAGAATACTCATATTTTTCTTCGCATCTACTTTGGCATCTTCTTTATTGACACCTTCCACACCACTAATTTTTGAAAATTCATTATAAAAAATAGCTACATCATTACCTATAATTACTTGAAATTGACCAGCTTGTGTAAATGTCCCTTTTACTGCTGGAATGTCTTCGATGGCTTCAACATCGGCATTATCTGGATTTTGCAAAACAAAACGCATTCTCGTAGCACAATGTGTGACAGATGATATATTTTCTTTGCCACCAATTAACTCTAAAAGAGCGCTTGCATCTTTTGTATAGTCAACCATAAAACTTCCTCCTTTTTTAACTTGTATATACAAGTTGTTCGCCATTACTATACTATAAATAATTTGAAAGCGCAACCACTTTATTTGTGCTAAAATAAAAAAGAAGGAGGAGTGGCCATGAAACACGTTAGAACTGCAGCAATTATCACGCATCAAAACAAAATTTTGCTCCACTCAAACCAAGAAGAAGATTACTGGACACTTCCGGGCGGTGCAGTGGAAAATGAATCAACAAAAGAAGGATTAAAACGTGAAATGAAAGAAGAACTCGGGGAAGATGTGGCTATTTTAGAATTGAGCATTATTGCGGAAAATCGCTTTTTATATCGCGGCGAAGAAATAGATAGTATTGAGTTTTATTATGCGGTTAAACTGTTACCAGAGAGCAGTTTACTTAATCAACCTACATTTACAAAAATAGAAGAATTTGGTCAATACGGGGAAGAGGCATATAAACTGCATTTTAAATGGTTCGATATAGACAAGTTGAAAAATATCACCATTTTACCAACATTTCTCGAAACAGAGCTAGCAAATCTTTCAAGTAAAAATATTATACATTTGGAACAGACAACATAAAAAATCCCACGAAATTTTTACGTTTCGCGGGATTTTATTTAATTAGTTAAAGATACTAAGGTAATCTCTTTTTTACTGATATCTAAGAATGGTAATTTAACCCGTGTATCTAAACAATAAGCGTTATAGAGTAACGGTTTTAATGTTGTAGTAGAACTTTCTACTTGGCGAACAAAATTGCCAATTTCTTGATACAATATTTCAATGTTTTTTAAACTACCAATTTTGGAATCGATACGATTTTCACTTACGTTTACATTAGAGTTCGTAACTTTTTCGTTAAATTCATCATTGATAGCATCTTTCGTACGTTCGATACGCGTGAACCGAGTATCTTCCCAATCAATTTCGATGATATGGCAATCGTCCAGTTGAAGAAAATCACCAGTCCAAAGTTTGCCGTCGATCTCGACAATCATTCTCGTATCAGGGAAAACCTCTTTGTTACGGTATTTTTTGAGTAAATAATCATACATTTGTAATTGCGCTAAACAGTTATCCATGTGTGTCATCTCCTTATGGGACTATTATAACATATTGTGATTATGTGAACAATCTTCAATATAGAAATGAATAGTTGGAACTGTAACTTTTTAACTAGTTATACAAAAGTCCTAAAAAAAGTCTGTGAAATAGTGAAAATAACTATCAGGTGGTATACTAATAATAAGATGAAATGGGAGGGAGACAGATGTACAAACAAATGAAATTAAAAGCTACAGATGGACTCGATTTGCATTTACATATTTGGGATGAAGTGAAAAATCCAGTTGGTGTAGTTCAAATTGTTCATGGGATGGCAGAACACGGGGCAAGATACGGCTTGTTTGCGGAACGTTTGAATCAGGCTGGATATATTGTCGTAGCCGATGATCACCGTGGTTTTGGGAAATCAGCCATAGATGAGGCATCTTTAGGTCATTTAGATGGAGAAACTGGTTTTCAAAATATGGTAGAAGATGAGGCGGTAGTAAGAACTTATTTAAAAGAAAGCTATCCTGAATTACCTTACTTCATTTTTGCGCACAGCATGGGAAGTTTTATTATACGAACCTTTATGGCAAAACACCAAGTTGATGGAGTAATTCTCAGCGGTAGCGGACTTCAACCGATAGCTCTTTTAAAAATGGGCCAAATGATTACAAAACAAAGAGTGAAAAAAGATGATAGAAAAAGAAGTGGTTTTCTAAATAAATTAGCATTTTGGGGTTATAATAAACCATTTAATGAAAATCATCGTTTTAGTTGGCTTTCGCGGGATGTTGCGATTTATGAAGCCTATGAACAAGATCCATTTTGCGGTCCAGTAGTTGGAACAAGTGGTTTTTTCCATAACCTTTTTGAAGCCGTAAAGGTAAGTCAACAAAAAGAAACATTGGAAAGTGTGCCAAAGGATTTGCCAGTGTTGTTGCTTTCTGGAAGTGATGATCCGGTAGGGCATTTCGGAAAAGACACACCTAAAATTGCTTTATCCTTAGAAAAAGCTGGGGTAGAGGATGTTACTTATAAAATTTATGAAGGTGCTCGTCATGAACTGGTGAATGAATTATGTAAAGAAACTGTTTTTCAAGATGTAATTGATTGGTTGGATGAAAAAAGAAGGTAGCCTAAAATCATAGGCTACCTTCTTTTTAATTACGGATTTGACCGTCTCCAAAAATAATATATTTAGTCGATGTAAGTTCTGTTAAGCCCATTGGTCCACGTGCATGAAGTTTTTGTGTACTAATGCCAATTTCAGCGCCAAATCCCATGGCAAAACCATCAGTGAATCGAGTAGAAGCATTGATATAAACGGCTGCTGCGTCTACTTTTTGATGGAATGCTTGACCAGTCGCGTAATCATTAGAAATAATTGCTTCTGAGTGCTTGGTGCCATATTTATTAATATGTTCAATAGCCTCTTCAGCGGAATCGACTACTTTAACAGCTAGGATAAAATCTAAAAATTCATCTTCCCAGTCGGACTCTTTCGCTGCTTTTGCCTCTTGTAAAATTTCCTTCGCACGTTCATCCGCACGTAGTTCGACATCATATTCTTTTAGCGCAGTTTCCATCGCTGGAAGATAATCTTCGGCGACATCTCGATGAATGAGCAAAGTTTCTGCAGCATTGCATACAGAAGGGCGCGAACACTTAGCATTAACTAAAATATCTATAGCCATTTGTTTCTCTGCTGCTTTATCTACGTAAATATGACAATTACCAGTACCTGTTTCGATGACTGGAACAGTTGCATTTTCAAGAACTGTTTGAATTAACCTTGCGCCCCCACGAGGAATGAGAACATCTAAAAAGCGATTTAACCGCATCATGTCTCTAGCAGTTTCTCGTGATGTATCTTCAATTAATTGGACACTAGAACGAGGGAAACCAGATGCCTCAAGGGAATCCTGAATAACGGACATTAAGGCTTTATTGGAATCAATAGCATCACTACCACCTCGCAAAATCACCGCATTTCCAGTTTTAAAACAAAGAACAGAAGCATCGACAGTTACATTGGGCCTAGATTCATAAATAATACCAATAACACCAAGTGGAACTCTTGTTTTACCAATAGTTAACTCGGCTTCATTTTTCCACATATTTGTTACTTCACCGATTGGATCTTTTAACGCGACCACTTGTTTAACCGCTTCCGATATCTCTTTGATTCTTTCTTCTGTAAGACGAAGACGATCAATCATCGTTTCAGGTGTTCCTTTTTGCTTAGCGCGAAGAATGTCCTTTTCATTTTCTTGCAAAAGTGTAGCCGTATGGATAAGCAAATCATTACTTA from Listeria monocytogenes ATCC 19117 encodes the following:
- the treP gene encoding PTS system trehalose-specific EIIBC component; this translates as MVDYTKDASALLELIGGKENISSVTHCATRMRFVLQNPDNADVEAIEDIPAVKGTFTQAGQFQVIIGNDVAIFYNEFSKISGVEGVNKEDAKVDAKKNMSILQRLLAGLAEIFTPLIPAIVVGGLILGFRNVIGDIKFLEDGTKTIVDVYPFWAGVYSFLWLIGEAVFHFLPVGITWSIAKKMGTTQILGIVLGLTLVSPQLLNAYSVVETKAGDIPVWDFGFAQVQMIGYQAQVIPAIMAGFLLAYLEIWLRKFIPNAISMIFVPFFALVPTVLAAHVILGPIGWKIGDAISNVVYAGLTGGLSWLFAALFGFLYAPLVVTGLHHMTNAIDLQLMSQFGGTNLWPMIALSNIAQGSAVLAIIFLHRGNEKEEQVSIPATISCYLGVTEPAMFGINLKYLYPFVAAMIGSAIAAVVSVSSGVMANSIGVGGLPGILSINPKYYAVFAVCMLITIVVPFILTVLFRKYNILNKVDTAPIRTFGKKEYRESAKTTN
- a CDS encoding NUDIX hydrolase, with amino-acid sequence MKHVRTAAIITHQNKILLHSNQEEDYWTLPGGAVENESTKEGLKREMKEELGEDVAILELSIIAENRFLYRGEEIDSIEFYYAVKLLPESSLLNQPTFTKIEEFGQYGEEAYKLHFKWFDIDKLKNITILPTFLETELANLSSKNIIHLEQTT
- a CDS encoding alpha/beta hydrolase, producing MYKQMKLKATDGLDLHLHIWDEVKNPVGVVQIVHGMAEHGARYGLFAERLNQAGYIVVADDHRGFGKSAIDEASLGHLDGETGFQNMVEDEAVVRTYLKESYPELPYFIFAHSMGSFIIRTFMAKHQVDGVILSGSGLQPIALLKMGQMITKQRVKKDDRKRSGFLNKLAFWGYNKPFNENHRFSWLSRDVAIYEAYEQDPFCGPVVGTSGFFHNLFEAVKVSQQKETLESVPKDLPVLLLSGSDDPVGHFGKDTPKIALSLEKAGVEDVTYKIYEGARHELVNELCKETVFQDVIDWLDEKRR
- a CDS encoding glutamate-5-semialdehyde dehydrogenase, whose protein sequence is MTELIKKGSGAKEASQFLAQATTKHKNAALLNLSNDLLIHTATLLQENEKDILRAKQKGTPETMIDRLRLTEERIKEISEAVKQVVALKDPIGEVTNMWKNEAELTIGKTRVPLGVIGIIYESRPNVTVDASVLCFKTGNAVILRGGSDAIDSNKALMSVIQDSLEASGFPRSSVQLIEDTSRETARDMMRLNRFLDVLIPRGGARLIQTVLENATVPVIETGTGNCHIYVDKAAEKQMAIDILVNAKCSRPSVCNAAETLLIHRDVAEDYLPAMETALKEYDVELRADERAKEILQEAKAAKESDWEDEFLDFILAVKVVDSAEEAIEHINKYGTKHSEAIISNDYATGQAFHQKVDAAAVYINASTRFTDGFAMGFGAEIGISTQKLHARGPMGLTELTSTKYIIFGDGQIRN